The Triticum dicoccoides isolate Atlit2015 ecotype Zavitan chromosome 6A, WEW_v2.0, whole genome shotgun sequence genome has a window encoding:
- the LOC119318839 gene encoding SNF1-related protein kinase regulatory subunit gamma-like PV42a, translating into MAQLRAFADEQQQEALHGHGGDSNSNKKARAGLCGVLRERKVVELARAKRRLVEVPYTATLANAANALLAGRVSAATVAAPPGHWIGAGGSLIVESDPATGAARKHYIGMVNMLDILTHIAETGHDDDADATAVEDGGGSPPVDLDRRMSVPVSSVIGHSLEGLTLWTLHPNTSLLDCMETFSKGVHRALVPLESSADNVVAVELVESAPVYRMLTQMDVVRFLRAHGAELGGVLSRTVRELGAASEAVLAVASRTKVIEAIRTMRAASLTAVPVVDAPVDAYILQDGRGKKVVETFSATDLRDCPVAQLRSWLGASVAEFKDKVAEYRREGSRPLDAAAGVQSPDEGDTNTAVDAGTGNEEEKPPRPREMVTCSFESTLGEVIEKAAASHVHRLWVVDDEREEEGMLRGVVSLTDVLRVVREAAIGEDMELHGIVSS; encoded by the exons ATGGCGCAGCTGAGAGCGTTCGCCGACGAGCAGCAGCAAGAAGCGCTGCACGGCCACGGCGGCGACAGCAACAGCAACAAGAAGGCGCGCGCGGGCCTGTGCGGCGTGCTCCGGGAGCGCAAGGTGGTGGAGCTGGCGCGCGCCAAGCGCCGGCTGGTGGAGGTCCCCTACACGGCGACGCTGGCCAACGCGGCCAACGCGCTCCTCGCCGGCCGCGTCTCCGCCGCCACCGTGGCCGCGCCGCCGGGCCACTGGATCGGGGCCGGCGGCTCCTTGATCGTCGAGTCCGACCCCGCCACCGGCGCCGCCCGCAAGCACTACATCGGCATGGTCAACATGCTCGACATCCTCACCCACATCGCTGAGACCGGCCACGACGACGACGCCGACGCCACCGCCGTCGAGGATGGCGGTGGCTCGCCGCCGGTCGACCTCGACCGCCGCATGTCCGTGCCGGTGTCCTCCGTCATCGGCCACTCCTTGGAGGGCCTCACCCTGTGGACGCTCCACCCAAACACGAG CTTGCTGGACTGCATGGAGACGTTCAGCAAGGGCGTGCACCGCGCGCTGGTGCCGCTGGAGAGCTCGGCGGACAACGTGGTGGCCGTGGAGCTGGTGGAGTCGGCGCCGGTGTACAGGATGCTCACCCAGATGGACGTGGTGAGGTTCCTGCGCGCGCACGGCGCGGAGCTCGGCGGCGTCCTGTCGCGCACCGTCCGTGAGCTCGGCGCGGCGAGCGAGGCCGTGCTCGCGGTGGCGAGCCGCACCAAGGTCATCGAGGCCATTAGGACGATGCGGGCGGCGTCGCTCACGGCCGTGCCCGTcgtcgacgcccccgtcgacgcctACATCCTGCAGGAC GGGAGAGGGAAGAAGGTGGTGGAGACGTTCTCGGCGACAGACCTGCGCGACTGCCCGGTGGCGCAGCTGCGGTCGTGGCTGGGGGCCAGCGTGGCGGAGTTCAAGGACAAGGTGGCCGAGTACCGGCGCGAAGGCAGCAGGCCCCTCGACGCGGCGGCCGGCGTCCAATCCCCAGACGAAGGCGACACCAACACCGCCGTGGACGCCGGCACCGGCAACGAAGAAGAGAAGCCGCCGCGGCCGCGGGAGATGGTGACGTGCTCCTTCGAGAGCACGCTCGGGGAGGTGATCGAGAAGGCGGCGGCGAGCCACGTGCACCGGCTGTGGGTGGTCGACGacgagagggaggaggaggggatgCTGCGCGGGGTGGTGTCGCTGACCGACGTGCTCCGGGTGGTCAGGGAGGCCGCCATCGGCGAGGACATGGAGCTCCACGGCATCGTGTCGTCCTAG